One window of Saccharomyces kudriavzevii IFO 1802 strain IFO1802 genome assembly, chromosome: 10 genomic DNA carries:
- the PFD1 gene encoding prefolding complex chaperone subunit (similar to Saccharomyces cerevisiae PFD1 (YJL179W); ancestral locus Anc_1.159), translating into MSQIAQEMTASLRNARTQLDMVDQQLAYLDRQEKLADLTKKELGSYPTDKVWRSCGKSFILQEKSKYVDDLSHDESILLDQRKTLKIKKNYLETTVEKTIDNLKALMKN; encoded by the coding sequence ATGTCTCAGATAGCACAAGAAATGACAGCGAGTTTAAGAAACGCTAGAACACAATTGGATATGGTTGACCAACAATTAGCATATTTGGATAGACAAGAAAAGCTTGCTGATCTGACAAAGAAGGAGCTGGGGTCTTACCCAACGGATAAAGTATGGAGATCCTGCGGCAAATCGTTCATCTTACAGGAGAAATCCAAATATGTTGATGATTTATCGCACGATGAAAGTATTCTTCTAGATCAAAGGAaaacattgaaaataaagaaaaactacTTGGAAACTACTGTCGAAAAGACGATAGATAACCTAAAGGcattgatgaagaactAA
- the RBH1 gene encoding Rbh1p (similar to Saccharomyces cerevisiae YJL181W and YJR030C; ancestral locus Anc_1.157) has translation MKVFKDEEERTFSNLRAIICACQTYSPVPHHLQETKAKIISAAKLIIDTYFSSFTTIDEISDIRTYLFVWLRDLGMLDLYQTVLLESISLMFDLTTSNFRNWTVEDSFPHLIVHLYTRIKSYQVLLNDSVLSEFFANFDHTFRTAYNLANCAVYEYDDVHYISDDAYSLVASVKIDPAQIIKREYFRLSIQKLNVSDVLIEIFHLLDGLAIFKVNSCSLSKFTGSIETVFRSISEGNYEILELGRSLMFPLLRVGDFKICKINDRGAVISFTEANDVKLEIFSLDEASWITQWKRCFQNHVKGAVKDSSFTKTVSKNFKSLDKFNTGLGLIVEENILPEDSTLVSTEQRSPPPSNNGCLLHRSKPLQIPLSSVVRDDFGDDYISLDENNSHESYSGPESIISGYGFHGSTFSGDDSLSYSSKTIHKNSMQVKITDENTVLSVNDTQISRWSDNSWQNISPNQLNIAIIRLHMGYFLVAYDPDHKDLDQFSIRLCDDIKCTQSSEQDIQLRIPFNTLMCDVTGILNIRSEDVDKLLLVLNFYTMDHSESMSHSSTMDSISSALSSVSSAIDFKHPLLKCSSVIIPHELTPAVTDSTSD, from the coding sequence atgaaagtattcaaagacgaagaagaaagaacgTTTTCGAATTTAAGAGCCATCATTTGCGCCTGTCAGACATACAGTCCTGTACCTCATCACTTACAGGAAACTAAAGCAAAGATCATCAGTGCTGCTAAATTAATTATAGATACctatttttcatcatttacCACAATCGATGAGATTTCCGATATAAGGACCTATCTCTTTGTGTGGCTTAGGGACCTTGGAATGTTAGATCTATATCAAACAGTTCTCCTGGAGAGTATTTCCCTGATGTTTGACCTCACTACCTCTAACTTTAGAAATTGGACGGTCGAAGATAGTTTTCCTCATTTAATTGTACACCTTTATACCAGAATAAAGAGCTACCAAGTACTCTTAAACGATTCAGTGTTAAgtgaattttttgcaaaCTTCGATCATACTTTCAGGACTGCTTACAACCTCGCAAATTGTGCTGTTTATGAGTACGATGATGTTCATTATATATCAGACGACGCATACTCCTTAGTTGCATCTGTGAAGATAGATCCCGCAcaaatcatcaaaagagaatattTTAGGCTTTCAATTCAGAAATTAAACGTATCAGACGTATTAATTGAGatttttcaccttcttgATGGATTGGCAATTTTTAAGGTGAATTCTTGTAGTCTATCCAAGTTTACTGGTTCGATTGAAACCGTTTTTCGTAGCATCTCTGAAGGTAACTATGAAATCCTAGAACTAGGAAGAAGTTTGATGTTTCCGCTTTTGAGGGTTGgagatttcaaaatctgCAAGATTAATGATAGGGGGGCAGTAATATCGTTTACCGAGGCGAACGACGTaaaattggaaatatttAGCCTGGACGAAGCCTCATGGATAACGCAGTGGAAGCGGTGCTTCCAAAATCATGTGAAAGGGGCAGTAAAAGACAGTTCATTCACCAAAACTGTATCCAAGAATTTTAAAAGTTTAGACAAGTTTAATACTGGGCTTGGCCTAATcgtagaagaaaatattctacCAGAGGATTCTACGTTAGTCTCCACAGAACAGCGAAGCCCCCCACCTTCAAATAATGGCTGCTTATTACATAGATCGAAACCGTTACAAATTCCTTTATCATCTGTTGTTCGAGACGATTTTGGTGATGATTATATCTCCCtggatgaaaataatagtCATGAATCCTACAGTGGTCCAGAGAGCATTATATCAGGCTATGGATTTCATGGCAGTACATTTTCTGGTGACGACTCACTTTCTTATTCTTCTAAGACAATACACAAAAATTCGATGCAGGTGAAAATAACGGACGAGAACACTGTACTTTCTGTGAATGACACTCAAATAAGCCGATGGTCAGACAACTCATGGCAGAACATTTCTCCTAATCAATTGAATATTGCTATTATACGATTGCACATGGGTTATTTTTTAGTAGCTTATGATCCTGACCATAAAGACCTTGATCAGTTTTCAATCCGTTTGTGTGATGACATAAAATGTACGCAATCTTCCGAACAGGATATACAACTACGTATCCCATTCAACACGTTGATGTGTGATGTGACTGGCATTCTTAATATTAGATCGGAAGACGTTGACAAGTTGCTCCTAGTATTAAACTTTTATACTATGGATCACTCGGAAAGCATGTCACACTCAAGTACTATGGATAGTATTTCAAGTGCCCTCTCTTCTGTTTCATCAGCAATTGATTTCAAGCACCCATTGCTGAAATGCTCTTCTGTAATAATACCCCACGAATTGACGCCGGCCGTCACCGATTCGACATCTGACTAG
- the ATG27 gene encoding Atg27p (similar to Saccharomyces cerevisiae ATG27 (YJL178C); ancestral locus Anc_1.160), translating to MVSKNWICGFVSTIVVVQALSCEKHDVLKKYQVGQFSSLTSTERDTPPSRTIEKWWVNICEERTVEPPQGCKKDDMLCGLTDVIMNDSKNPITTQIIDFNKNIAYSIEETESALILTLKGATWGSNVMDAKLEFQCNDNMKEDELVDHTWADKTIQLTLKGPSGCLKSKDDDKKKGDGDNGKDGDNDENKKPAKKSSGASWFTWLFLYALLFTLIYLMVVSFLNTRGGSFQDFRAEFIQRSTQFFTSLPEFCREVVSRILGRNTTQRGGYSAV from the coding sequence ATGGTATCGAAAAATTGGATTTGTGGCTTTGTCAGCACAATTGTAGTCGTACAGGCCTTGTCTTGCGAGAAGCATGATGTTTTAAAAAAGTACCAGGTGGGACAATTTAGCTCGCTTACTTCTACAGAAAGGGATACTCCGCCAAGCAGAACTATTGAAAAGTGGTGGGTGAATATCTGTGAGGAGCGTACTGTAGAGCCCCCCCAAGGCTGTAAGAAAGATGACATGCTATGCGGTCTAACAGATGTCATTATGAATGACAGCAAGAATCCTATCACTACACAGATTATagatttcaataaaaacattGCCTATAGCATCGAGGAAACTGAAAGTGCGCTCATATTGACGTTAAAAGGCGCTACGTGGGGGTCCAATGTGATGGATGCAAAATTGGAATTCCAGTGTAATGACAACATGAAAGAAGACGAACTCGTTGACCATACGTGGGCCGACAAAACTATCCAGTTGACTCTGAAGGGTCCTTCTGGTTGTTTGAAGAGTAAAGATGACGACAAGAAAAAGGGCGACGGTGATAACGGCAAGGATGGCGACAATGATGAGAACAAGAAGCCAGCAAAAAAGTCAAGTGGCGCATCATGGTTCACTTGGCTATTTCTCTACGCTCTATTGTTTACATTGATATACCTGATGGTAGTATCGTTCTTGAACACCAGAGGAGGATCATTCCAAGACTTCCGTGCTGAGTTCATACAACGTTCCACGCAATTTTTCACCTCCTTACCTGAATTCTGCAGAGAAGTGGTTTCTAGAATCCTGGGTAGAAACACTACTCAAAGGGGCGGGTACAGCGCCGTTTAA
- the SWI3 gene encoding Swi3p (similar to Saccharomyces cerevisiae SWI3 (YJL176C); ancestral locus Anc_1.163), which translates to MEITLGEGPKAEPAVAVNEQGHDNNNNSSSTDATTAANANIDFTSEAPQQRHSSLKDEEIVTNTEEADSDAVTISAIQLPSIPENKLVSHEVPSVEEDDAQNMFDQDHDDSDNLFGETESSVSNNETNTPSIPTNSVESENNKPAEKEDSVIQIPNENPENLEEERMEEKEEAGGNADPESVKEETQPSQKAKEMGGEEEEEEEEEEDEDEEDDDDDQPMMSPDNSIFGDTKSETKQLDNGSSFADTPSAIPDAHEADQEEVSPKIEGVDKKVSAGEGGSDHEEEITIDHPKIVETKKNPIIETEPETFSIPQAHEIVVPSYSKWFNLEKIHSIEVQSSPEFFTNRIPSKTPEVYMRYRNFMINSYRLNPNEYFSVTAARRNVSGDAAALFRLHKFLTKWGLINYQVDSRLLPKKIEPPLTSQYSTRHDAPRGLFPFESYKPSVQLPDMAKLKKMMNTSDSESTLYKYLKESKRKYDEITNSSNVLDNDNGDKSNKNTETSSDRAAENLLEEDETSRPLKKLKILEQIDKNWSKEDLQKLLKGIQEFGADWYKVAKNVGNKSPEQCILRFLQLPIEDKFLYDDGDTKGNNYSGLGPLKYAPHLPFSKGENPVLSTIAFLVGLVNPKTVQTMTQRAIQFEKSIESQQKEISDKKSVENIKEGSEIAISSLGFRSHVFANHEERQMNFLANELIRLQMEKLDTKLNHLKKVESFMELERKTIERQQENLLIQRLNFNQNSNKIVGVLTKCLNSISDSNINNSSVAERDEIRSQINHFKNMLSKPESLSIGKNSFNKPDIETSESHNDQNISNENDVKPISIEAPQFYRYWSA; encoded by the coding sequence ATGGAAATTACGCTAGGTGAGGGGCCCAAGGCAGAGCCTGCTGTGGCCGTCAATGAGCAAGGTCatgacaacaacaacaatagcAGTAGCACGGATGCCACTACAGCAGCAAACGCAAATATAGATTTCACTAGTGAGGCGCCGCAGCAACGACACAGTTCCttgaaagatgaagagattGTTACGAACACAGAGGAGGCAGATAGCGACGCGGTGACGATATCGGCGATACAGCTACCATCCATTCCGGAAAATAAGTTGGTTTCTCATGAAGTACCCTCTGTGGAAGAAGACGACGCTCAGAATATGTTTGATCAGGATCACGATGATAGCGACAATTTGTTTGGCGAAACAGAGAGCTCTGTTTCCAATAACGAGACGAATACTCCCAGCATACCTACGAACTCGGTAGAAAGTGAAAATAACAAGCCTGCTGAGAAGGAAGACAGCGTAATACAAATTCCAAATGAAAATCCTGAAAATTTAGAGGAGGAAAGAATGGAGGAAAAGGAGGAAGCAGGGGGAAATGCCGATCCTGAGAGTGTTAAGGAGGAAACCCAACCAAGTCAAAAGGCAAAGGAAATGGGTGGcgaggaggaggaggaggaggaggaggaggaggatgaggatgaggaggatgatgatgacgatcAACCGATGATGAGTCCCGACAATTCAATATTTGGGGATACAAAAAGTGAAACCAAACAGCTGGACAATGGTTCGTCCTTCGCTGATACTCCGTCAGCAATTCCGGATGCACATGAAGCAGACCAGGAGGAAGTCTCGCCAAAGATAGAAGGTGTAGATAAAAAAGTAAGTGCTGGCGAAGGGGGAAGCGatcatgaagaagaaattacAATCGACCACCCAAAGATTGTTgaaacgaagaaaaacccCATTATCGAAACAGAACCGGAAACGTTCAGTATACCGCAAGCACATGAAATTGTTGTTCCAAGTTATTCCAAATGGttcaatttggaaaaaattcattccaTCGAGGTTCAATCTTCACctgaatttttcacaaATAGGATTCCATCCAAGACACCTGAAGTCTACATGAGATATAGAAATTTCATGATAAATTCCTATAGATTGAATCCTAATGAATACTTTAGCGTCACCGCAGCGAGGAGAAACGTTTCTGGTGATGCTGCTGCATTGTTCAGGTTGCATAAATTCCTAACTAAATGGGGGCTAATAAACTATCAAGTCGATTCTAGACTATTACCCAAGAAAATCGAACCCCCACTAACATCTCAATATTCCACAAGGCATGATGCCCCCAGAGGACTATTCCCCTTCGAAAGTTATAAACCATCTGTACAATTGCCGGATATGGCAAAgcttaaaaaaatgatgaataCCAGTGATTCGGAAAGTACTTTGtataaatatttgaaagaaagtaaaagaaaatacgaTGAAATAACCAATTCATCTAATGTATtagataatgataatggtGATAAAAGCAATAAAAACACGGAAACATCCTCCGACAGGGCTGCTGAAAATTTATTGGAAGAGGATGAAACCTCACGCCCTTTGAAAAAGCTCAAAATTCTAGAACAAATTGATAAGAATTGGTCAAAGGAAGATTTACAGAAATTATTAAAGGGCATACAGGAATTCGGTGCTGATTGGTATAAAGTGGCCAAAAATGTAGGTAATAAATCACCCGAGCAATGTATCTTgcgttttcttcaattacCCATTGAAGACAAGTTTCTGTATGATGATGGCGATACCAAGGGAAATAACTACAGCGGATTAGGGCCATTAAAGTATGCTCCTCACTTACCATTCTCTAAAGGCGAAAATCCAGTTTTATCAACAATAGCATTCTTAGTGGGATTAGTCAATCCAAAGACCGTACAAACCATGACTCAGAGAGCCattcaatttgaaaaatcaataGAATCTCAGCAGAAGGAAATTTCTGATAAAAAGTCAGTTGAAAACATTAAAGAAGGCTCAGAAATTGCCATATCGTCATTAGGATTTAGAAGTCATGTTTTTGCTAATCACGAGGAAAGacaaatgaattttttagCAAATGAATTGATCAGACTACAGATGGAAAAGTTAGACACAAAATTAAATCATTTAAAGAAGGTTGAAAGTTTCATGGAGctggaaagaaaaactataGAAAGGCAACAAGAAAACTTGCTAATTCAGAGATTAAATTTCAATCAAAACTCTAACAAGATTGTAGGCGTTTTAACCAAATGTCTAAATTCAATATCGGATAGCAATATTAATAACAGCTCAGTCGCTGAAAGGGACGAAATTAGGTCACAGATAAAccacttcaaaaatatgttATCCAAACCTGAGAGTTTAAGTATTGGGAAGAATTCCTTCAACAAGCCCGATATTGAAACAAGTGAAAGTCATAATGATCAAAATATATCTAACGAGAATGACGTCAAACCGATTTCTATCGAAGCACCCCAGTTCTACAGGTACTGGTCggcataa
- the ATP12 gene encoding ATP synthase complex assembly protein ATP12 (similar to Saccharomyces cerevisiae ATP12 (YJL180C); ancestral locus Anc_1.158), giving the protein MFASLKNGHCITRSVRSTLPRFYSSSAHSLGIDNTIENNSPTETNRLSKTSQKFWEKVSLNRDIENGKIALQLDGKTIKTPLGNGIIIDDTRSLLAYLLKLEWSCLPSLSIKTHSLPLTSLVARCIDLQMTNKPGCSPQLIAKIGGTSDVIRNQLLRYLDTDTLLVFSPMSEFEGNLRIAQNESYQPLIKGMEEFLSRFSSNSNIHLQVLDADIHGLRGNRQSDIVRNAAMKYMDSLSLWDLAILEKAVLTTKSFICGVLLLENKKDTNQLPPTLKTNMENIIRAATLETLFQIEKWGEVEDTHDVDKRDIRRKIHTAAIAAFKQ; this is encoded by the coding sequence ATGTTCGCATCACTGAAAAACGGACATTGCATTACCAGATCCGTTAGATCAACATTGCCCCGATTTTATTCATCAAGCGCTCACTCGTTGGGTATAGACAATACTATTGAGAATAATTCTCCAACGGAGACAAATAGGTTGAGCAAAACctctcaaaaattttgggaAAAGGTGTCATTAAATAgagatattgaaaatggaaagatCGCTTTACAATTAGATGGTAAGACCATAAAGACCCCTCTGGGAAATGGAATAATAATTGATGATACAAGATCCCTTTTAGCATACCTGTTGAAACTAGAGTGGTCATGCCTACCTAGTCTTTCTATAAAAACCCACTCCCTGCCACTGACTTCACTGGTAGCAAGATGCATTGATTTACAAATGACAAATAAGCCTGGCTGCAGTCCTCAGCTAATAGCAAAAATCGGTGGTACTAGTGATGTCATAAGAAATCAATTGTTAAGATATCTGGATACTGATACGTTATTGGTTTTTTCCCCAATGAGCGAGTTTGAAGGAAACTTGCGTATTGCGCAAAATGAATCATATCAGCCCTTAATCAAAGGAATGGAGGAGTTTTTGTCCAGGTTTTCTTCCAACTCCAATATTCATTTACAGGTTTTGGATGCTGACATTCATGGATTACGTGGTAATCGACAGTCAGATATCGTTAGGAATGCAGCTATGAAGTATATGGATAGTCTATCTCTATGGGACCTTGCGATTCTTGAGAAAGCTGTGCTAACTACTAAATCCTTTATTTGTGGCGTGTTACTCTTAGAGAACAAGAAGGATACTAATCAACTACCTCCAACCTTGAAAACTaatatggaaaatattATCCGTGCTGCTACTCTAGAGActcttttccaaattgaGAAATGGGGGGAAGTTGAAGATACTCATGATGTTGACAAAAGGGATATCAGAAGGAAGATTCATACTGCCGCGATTGCGGCCTTTAAGCAATAA
- the RPL17B gene encoding 60S ribosomal protein uL22 (similar to Saccharomyces cerevisiae RPL17B (YJL177W) and RPL17A (YKL180W); ancestral locus Anc_1.161) encodes MARYGATSTNPAKSASARGSYLRVSFKNTRETAQAINGWELTKAQKYLDQVLDHQRAIPFRRFNSSIGRTAQGKEFGVTKARWPAKSVKFVQGLLQNAAANAEAKGLDATKLFVSHIQVNQAPKQRRRTYRAHGRINKYESSPSHIELVVTEKEEAVAKAAEKKAVRLTSRQRGRIAAQKRISA; translated from the exons ATGGCAAGATACGGTGCTACTTCAACAAATCCAGCTAAATCTGCATCTGCTCGTGGTTCTTATTTGCGTGTCTCTTTCAAGAACACCAGAGAAACCGCTCAAGCCATTAATGGTTGGGAATTAACCAAGGCCCAAAAATACTTGGACCAGGTTTTGGACCACCAAAGAGCCATCCCATTCAGAAGATTCAACTCCTCTATTGGTAGAACTGCCCAAGGTAAGGAATTTGGTGTCACCAAGGCTAGATGGCCTGCCAAATCTGTTAAGTTCGTTCAAGGTTTGTTGCAAAACGCTGCTGCCAACGCTGAA GCTAAAGGTCTAGATGCTACCAAGTTATTCGTTTCTCACATCCAAGTTAACCAAGCTCCAaagcaaagaagaagaacttaCAGAGCCCACGGTAGAATCAACAAATACGAATCTTCTCCATCTCACATTGAATTAGTCGTCactgaaaaggaagaagctGTCGCCAAGGCCGCTGAAAAGAAGGCTGTCAGATTGACTTCTAGACAAAGAGGTAGAATTGCTGCCCAAAAACGTATCTCTGCTTAA
- the CPS1 gene encoding Gly-Xaa carboxypeptidase (similar to Saccharomyces cerevisiae CPS1 (YJL172W); ancestral locus Anc_1.166): MTALPEQKTPRISLWQRHRAFLSGIVTLIIIGTFFLTSGLHPLRHGANSPHGGKGGYQRSSKCGKIEALSPSFNHSIDTILHDSTFRNNSIEKLSNAVRIPTVVQDKNPNPADDPDFYKHFYELHEYFEKTFPNIHKHLTLEKINELGLLYTWEGSSPELKPILLMAHQDVVPVNNETLSSWNFPPFSGHYDPETDFVWGRGSNDCKNLLIAEFEAVEQLLIDGFKPNRTVIMSLGFDEEASGTLGAASLASFLHERYGDDGIYSIIDEGEGIMEVDKDVFVATPINAEKGYVDFEVSILGHGGHSSVPPDHTTIGIASELITEFEANPFDYEFEFDNPIYGLLTCAAEHSKSLSKDVKKTILGAPFCPRRKEKLVDYISEQAHLRSLIRTTQAVDIINGGVKANALPETTRFLINHRVNLHSSVAEVFERNLEYAKKVAEKYGYGLSKNGDDFIIPETDLGHIDITLLRELEPAPLSPSSGPVWDVLAGTIQDVFENGVLQNNEEFYVTTGLFSGNTDTKYYWNLSKNIYRFVGAIIDIDLLKTLHSVNEHVDVPGHLSAIAFVYEYIVNVNEYA; this comes from the coding sequence ATGACTGCCTTACCAGAACAGAAAACCCCTAGAATCTCCTTATGGCAAAGGCACAGAGCCTTCCTTAGCGGAATAGTTACTCTTATTATCATCGGTACCTTTTTCCTCACCTCAGGCCTCCACCCACTACGCCATGGAGCAAATTCCCCACACGGCGGTAAAGGAGGCTACCAGCGCTCGTCCAAATGTGGGAAGATTGAAGCCTTGAGCCCATCTTTTAATCATTCCATTGACACAATTCTTCATGACTCTACGTTTAGAAACAActccattgaaaaattgtccAACGCTGTTAGAATCCCCACTGTTGTCCAAGACAAAAACCCCAACCCTGCAGATGACCCTGATTTCTATAAGCATTTTTATGAATTACACGAATATTTTGAGAAGACTTTCCCCAACATTCACAAACACTTGACATTGGaaaagatcaatgaatTGGGTCTTCTATATACATGGGAAGGCTCTAGTCCTGAATTGAAGCCGATTTTGTTGATGGCCCATCAAGATGTCGTTCCAGTCAACAACGAAACACTCTCATCCTGGAATTTCCCCCCATTTTCTGGCCATTATGATCCAGAGACGGATTTCGTGTGGGGCCGTGGTTCTAACGACTGTAAGAACCTGTTGATTGCCGAGTTTGAAGCTGTTGAACAATTGTTGATCGATGGATTCAAGCCAAACAGAACCGTTATAATGTCGCTCGGTTTTGACGAAGAAGCAAGCGGTACTCTCGGGGCTGCCAGCTTAGCCTCATTCCTTCATGAAAGATACGGTGATGATGGTATCTACAGTATCATTGATGAAGGTGAGGGTATCATGGAAGTCGATAAGGATGTCTTTGTTGCCACCCCAATCAACGCTGAAAAAGGCTACGTTGACTTCGAAGTTAGTATTCTAGGCCATGGTGGTCATTCCTCTGTACCTCCTGATCATACTACAATCGGTATCGCTTCTGAATTGATCACCGAATTTGAGGCCAACCCATTTGACTACGAATTTGAGTTTGACAATCCAATCTATGGCCTGTTAACATGTGCCGCAGAACATTCTAAATCTTTAAGTAAGGACGTGAAGAAGACTATCTTAGGTGCACCATTCTgtccaagaagaaaggaaaagctCGTTGATTATATTTCGGAACAAGCCCATTTGCGCAGTTTGATTAGAACCACGCAAGCCGTGGACATCATCAACGGTGGTGTCAAGGCTAATGCCCTACCTGAAACAACGAGATTTTTGATCAACCACAGGGTCAATTTACACTCTTCTGTGGCTGAGGTTTTCGAAAGAAACTTAGAATACGCCAAGAAGGTTGCCGAGAAATATGGTTATGGGTTGTCTAAGAACGGCGATGATTTCATTATCCCTGAAACCGACTTAGGTCACATTGACATAACACTCCTGAGAGAATTGGAACCAGCACCATTATCACCAAGTTCAGGCCCTGTTTGGGACGTTTTGGCAGGTACCATTCAagatgtttttgaaaacggTGTCTTGCAAAACAACGAAGAATTCTACGTGACCACTGGCTTATTCTCCGGTAATACAGACACCAAATACTACTGGAATTTGTCCAAGAACATTTATAGGTTTGTTGGTGCTATCATCGATATTGATTTACTCAAGACTTTACATTCCGTTAATGAACACGTGGACGTTCCAGGTCATTTATCTGCTATTGCCTTTGTCTACGAGTATATTGTTAATGTTAATGAGTATGCTTAG
- the RFA3 gene encoding Rfa3p (similar to Saccharomyces cerevisiae RFA3 (YJL173C); ancestral locus Anc_1.165), producing MASETPRIDPTEISNINAPVFRIVAQIKSQPTESQLVLQSPTISSKNSGEIEMITLNNIRVSMNKTFEIDSWYEFVCRNNDDGELGFLILDAVLCKFKENEEVSLNGVVALQRLCKKYPEIY from the coding sequence ATGGCCAGCGAGACACCAAGGATCGATCCCACCGAAATCTCCAACATCAATGCCCCCGTCTTTAGAATAGTAGCGCAAATCAAGTCACAGCCCACCGAGTCCCAACTGGTTTTGCAATCGCCGACTATATCGTCGAAAAACAGCGGTGAGATAGAAATGATCACTTTGAACAATATCCGTGTCTCGATGAACAAAACGTTTGAAATAGATTCGTGGTATGAATTTGTTTGTAGGAACAACGATGACGGCGAATTGGGGTTTTTGATCCTGGACGCCGTGCTCTGCAAGTTTAAGGAGAATGAAGAAGTAAGCTTAAACGGCGTGGTTGCCTTGCAACGCCTATGTAAAAAATACCCAGAAATATACTAG
- the KRE9 gene encoding Kre9p (similar to Saccharomyces cerevisiae KRE9 (YJL174W); ancestral locus Anc_1.164), with product MRLQTNSILCALVFLITCVFADVNVVSPHSKATFSPSGGTVSIPIEWMDNGAYPPLAKFASFTFTLCTGPNNNIQAVAIIASKIKPSQLTLDGSVYSYTATFPSTLAGDGQYYIQVYGWVDNQGSTTHYTPRFQLTSMGGTTAYTFSDSVAPTPQTSIQTTTTNNAQATTIDSRSFTVPYTQQTGTSRFAPMQMQPNTKVTATTWTRKYATSAVTYYSTFGSLPQQGTTLTPGWSYTISSGMNYATPAAMPSDNGGWYEPSKRLSLSARKINMRKA from the coding sequence ATGCGTTTACAAACAAACTCCATTTTATGCGCCTTGGTGTTTTTAATAACATGTGTTTTCGCCGATGTGAACGTCGTCTCTCCACACTCCAAGGCCACATTCAGCCCAAGCGGAGGTACCGTATCTATCCCCATCGAGTGGATGGATAATGGTGCGTACCCCCCATTAGCCAAATTCGCATCGTTCACTTTCACTCTTTGTACTGGTCCtaacaataatattcaAGCTGTTGCCATAATTGCTAGCAAAATCAAACCCAGTCAACTGACGCTGGATGGAAGCGTGTACTCATACACAGCTACTTTTCCCTCGACCTTAGCTGGTGACGGTCAATATTATATTCAAGTCTATGGGTGGGTGGATAACCAAGGTTCCACCACTCATTATACACCAAGATTCCAGTTGACGTCCATGGGTGGCACTACAGCCTATACATTCAGTGACTCAGTTGCGCCTACCCCTCAGACTTCTATCCAGACAACCACAACGAACAACGCGCAAGCCACTACCATTGACAGTCGCTCATTTACTGTTCCGTACACTCAGCAGACTGGTACGTCGCGTTTTGCTCCCATGCAAATGCAACCGAATACTAAAGTGACTGCTACGACATGGACAAGGAAATATGCTACTAGTGCTGTGACATATTACTCTACCTTCGGGTCGCTGCCACAACAAGGAACCACACTAACTCCAGGTTGGTCTTATACGATATCTTCTGGGATGAACTACGCTACTCCCGCAGCCATGCCGTCTGACAATGGTGGCTGGTACGAACCCTCTAAGAGGTTGTCTCTGTCTGCCAGGAAAATCAATATGAGAAAAGCATGA